The genomic interval CGAACCGATCGACCAAATCCAACGGCGATTGCGCCAACTGGAACTTGCCCACCGTCAACTGCTCGACGAAGAAGAACCGTCGGCGATCGCTCGCAAGGAGGAGATCGAAGCCGAAATGGAGTCGCTGACTCGCGAACTGGCAAATCTGAGAGAGCAGTGGGAAAGCGAGAAAATGGGACTGGACGACGTGCAATCGATCCGACAAGAAATCGATCAGCTCGATCATCGTTTCGCCACTCTGGACGCCGAAGTCAAACAGAGACAACTGCGAGGTGAAATCGCTGAGGAGTTGTTCCAAGAAATGCTGGACGTGAGCGAGAAACGCAAGAAGCTGACCGAGCGACTGGAGGCGGCCGAGCATCAGGAGGAAAGCAAGAGCACGTCTGATGAGGAGAGCGGCACCCACCGCCGCTTGTTGCGTCGCGACGTGACCGATGATGAGATCGCGGAAGTCGTTAGCGCATGGACGGGAGTTCCCGTCACTCGCATGCTCGAAACCGAACGCGCGAAGCTATTGGTCATGGAAGAACGATTGCACACCCGCGTGGTCGGTCAAGACAAAGCGGTCGCCGCCGTCTCAGATGCCGTGCGAAGAAGCCGTAGCGGGCTGCAAGATCCCCGTCGTCCGATCGGTTCGTTCCTGTTCCTGGGACCAACCGGCGTCGGCAAGACCGAGCTATGCAAAGCGCTTGCCGAGATCATGTTCGATGACGAGTCCGCCATGGTCCGTATCGACATGAGTGAATTCATGGAACGTCACAGCGTGTCGCGAATGATCGGGGCACCTCCTGGATACGTGGGGTACGAGGAAGGTGGAAAGTTGACCGAAGCCGTCCGAAGACGTCCCTACTGCGTGATCCTGTTGGACGAAATGGAAAAGGCTCACCCCGATGTGTTCAACATTCTGTTGCAGGTGCTGGACGACGGACGGTTGACGGACGGCCAAGGTCGTACGGTTGATTTCACCAACACGGTGATCGTCATGACCAGCAATGCGGGCAGTCACGAAATCCAAAAGATCACCGAAGCGGGAGGTTCTCAGGAAGAACTGGAAGAGGCGGTGGGAGAAGTCCTGCGGGCGAGGTTCTTGCCAGAGTTCCTCAACCGAATCGACGACACCGTGATCTTTCATCCGCTGGGCAAAGAACAGATCCGCAAGATCGTCCGTCTGCAACTGACGTCCCTGGAGGCTCGGGTGAAAGAAAACGGCTTGATCCTGCAAGTCACCGACGCTGCAGTGGATCGTATCGCTGCTGTCGGCTACGACCCCGCCTACGGAGCCCGACCCTTGAAGCGGGTCATCCAACGTGAAATCGAAAATCAGCTTGCCTCGTCACTGCTGAAACACGATTACGCCGAAGGCTCCGTCGTCCACGTGGACTTCAACGGAACGCACTTCGTGTTTTCGGGCGAAGAGTAAGACTCGCGCTGGGCTGTTGAAAATTTGGCGTTGACTTGATGTTTCCGCGTTTTTCTATGAGCCGTTTCTTGTCCACTGTCACCACCCCAAGGAACGAGACTGCTGATTTAATCGAAACCAGGACCCCAAAGGTGAGTCGTGGGCCGTAAGGCACCGGGCAATGCGGTAGGCCCGGCCGCTTACCCGTCACGGCTCACTAAGGCAGCAGTCTCCTGCGCCGGGGGAGGAGACAGAAACTTGCGCAGCACAATGCGTATGGTTTGTGTTTGGGCGGATCGTGGTGTTCGTTCTCGACTTGGAAAGTCGAACGACAATCGTCGCTCGACTTTCCAAGTCGATAGCGTGCCCCGCCAATCGATTTGCCACTGCCAATCGTTGACTTGCGCAGACAGGCCTCCTCCTTTGCATTGGCCTAAACCGCCAAGCGCGACCTAACCCAAGTTCCCTAGGGGAGATGACAGTGGACAAGAAATGGCTCAAAAAACAATCGCCTAAACATCGAGTCAACACCAAACTTTAACAGCCCATCGCTATTCCCAATTTGACCCTGTAGCCAAACGGTGACATGGGGGGGGTGACCAATTATGCTGGGGACGACCTTTCGTTACCAGCAGTTGCCATGAATGATTTTTCCCAGGACTGGACTTCGAGCTACACGCCCCAATGGTTGCGTGTTCTGCATCATTTGATCGGGGCCGTCCGGGTTCGCGGCCTCGAAATCGGCTGTTTCGAAGGTCGGACGTCACTCTGGCTGGCGGAACACATTCTGACGGGACCGGATTCTTCGCTAGATTGCGTCGATTCCTGGGCGAATCCGTCCACTGGCATTGAAGCTCGATTCGATCGAAACACGGCCGCCCATCAGGATGTCATCCGCAAATACCAAGTGCCCAGCAGTACATGGCTTGCGTCACAGGTCACTCATTGGAACTCGCCACCGTACGACTTCATCTATGTCGACGGCGATCACCGTGCCGATGCGGTACTGACG from Stieleria varia carries:
- the clpB gene encoding ATP-dependent chaperone ClpB; the encoded protein is MTFRFDKLTTKAQSLVADAQGRAGESGTPEISPLHLMAAMLAETDGITRPLMSKMKVDQQQLQGLVDSEIAKLPRVSGGRQAGISAELQNVFNEAAKVAQSLKDEYVSTEHLLMGLAKADNKVKKLLSLCGVTADDVLKAMSQVRGSARVTDQNAEDTYQALEKYGIDLTQLAAAGKLDPVIGRDNEIRRVIQVLSRRTKNNPVLIGQPGVGKTAIAEGLALRIFEGDVPTSLKEKRVIALDMGALVAGAKFRGDFEERLKAVLREVKDSDGQVVLFIDELHLVVGAGKAEGSADAANLLKPELARGALRCVGATTLDEYRQFIEKDAALERRFQPVYVDQPSVEDTIAILRGLKSRYESHHGVRITDNALVAAATLSNRYITDRFLPDKAIDLVDEAASRLAMEKESVPEPIDQIQRRLRQLELAHRQLLDEEEPSAIARKEEIEAEMESLTRELANLREQWESEKMGLDDVQSIRQEIDQLDHRFATLDAEVKQRQLRGEIAEELFQEMLDVSEKRKKLTERLEAAEHQEESKSTSDEESGTHRRLLRRDVTDDEIAEVVSAWTGVPVTRMLETERAKLLVMEERLHTRVVGQDKAVAAVSDAVRRSRSGLQDPRRPIGSFLFLGPTGVGKTELCKALAEIMFDDESAMVRIDMSEFMERHSVSRMIGAPPGYVGYEEGGKLTEAVRRRPYCVILLDEMEKAHPDVFNILLQVLDDGRLTDGQGRTVDFTNTVIVMTSNAGSHEIQKITEAGGSQEELEEAVGEVLRARFLPEFLNRIDDTVIFHPLGKEQIRKIVRLQLTSLEARVKENGLILQVTDAAVDRIAAVGYDPAYGARPLKRVIQREIENQLASSLLKHDYAEGSVVHVDFNGTHFVFSGEE